A genomic region of Danio aesculapii chromosome 21, fDanAes4.1, whole genome shotgun sequence contains the following coding sequences:
- the brd3a gene encoding bromodomain-containing protein 3a isoform X5 — MSAVTSATPEPPAAANPPPPEVINPTKPGRKTNQLQYMQNVVVKTLWKHQFAWPFYQPVDAVKLGLPDYHKIIKNPMDMGTIKKRLESVYYYSASECMQDFNTMFTNCYIYNKPTDDIVLMAQALEKIFLQKVALMPQEEVELLPPAPKGKGRKPAGPGQQDGAVSTGSPTSVFPDATSPSSQTAVVSPAPVPAITPSIPAVQNTTAAAVIPSMPPSQPTVKKKGVKRKADTTTPTTSAITASRSQSPTPILEGKQSKVASRRESTGRPIKPPKKDFEDGELGVHGGKKGRLSEQLKYCDVILKEMLSKKHAAYAWPFYKPVDAEALELHDYHDIIKHPMDLSTVKKKMDSREYQDAQTFAADVRLMFSNCYKYNPPDHEVVAMARKLQDVFEMRFAKMPDEPVEVPGAGGVGGAGVVSKSTVSSGSSGDSSTSDSSDSEEERATRLAELQEQLKAVHEQLAALSQAPVSKPKKKKEKKEKDKKKENKHNKSKPEEKAKPGQPPKPVQQKKGPTRKANSTVPGNRQPKKGGRGPGYESDEEMSLPMTYDEKRQLSLDINRLPGEKLGRVVHIIQSREPSLRDSNPDEIEIDFETLKPSTLRELERYVKSCLQKKQRKPPQKGGSGPSRLSGSSSSSDSGSSSSSGSTSDSSDSD; from the exons ATGTCAGCTGTCACTTCGGCAACCCCAGAACCTCCTGCAGCCGCAAACCCTCCTCCTCCTGAGGTGATCAACCCTACCAAACCTGGCCGCAAGACCAACCAATTGCAGTATATGCAAAATGTTGTTGTCAAGACACTGTGGAAGCACCAGTTTGCATGGCCATTTTATCAGCCTGTTGATGCTGTTAAGCTTGGCCTTCCG GACTATCACAAGATCATAAAGAACCCAATGGATATGGGCACAATCAAGAAAAGACTGGAGAGCGTTTACTACTACAGTGCAAGCGAGTGTATGCAGGACTTTAACACAATGTTCACAAACTGTTATATTTACAACAAG CCAACAGATGATATTGTGTTGATGGCACAAGCGTTAGAGAAGATCTTCCTTCAGAAAGTGGCCCTCATGCCTCAGGAGGAGGTGGAGCTGCTTCCACCAGCCCCGAAGGGGAAAGGGCGCAAACCAGCAGGGCCTG GTCAGCAAGATGGAGCCGTCTCCACTGGCTCGCCCACATCTGTTTTTCCTGATGCCACATCGCCGAGTTCACAGACAGCAGTCGTATCTCCAGCTCCAGTGCCCGCTATCACCCCTAGCATACCAGCTGTACAGAACACAACTGCTGCTGCTGTGATACCCAGCATGCCTCCATCACAACCCACAGTTAAA AAGAAAGGAGTAAAGAGGAAAGCAGACACAACCACCCCTACTACCTCTGCTATCACCGCGAGCAGGAGCCAATCGCCCACCCCAATTTTAGAAGGCAAGCAGAGCAAGGTGGCATCCCGGCGAGAAAGCACCGGCCGCCCAATTAAACCACCTAAAAAGGATTTTGAGGATGGTGAACTAGGCGTGCACGGAGGCAAAAAGGGCAGACTTTCAGAACAGCTCAAGTACTGCGATGTCATCCTTAAAGAAATGCTGTCAAAAAAACATGCCGCATACGCTTGGCCTTTTTACAAGCCTGTTGATGCAGAGGCTCTCGAGCTACATGACTACCATGATATAATTAAACACCCCATGGACTTAAGCACAGTGAAA AAAAAAATGGACAGTCGAGAGTACCAAGACGCTCAGACTTTTGCTGCAGATGTCCGATTAATGTTCTCAAATTGTTACAAGTACAACCCCCCTGATCATGAGGTGGTTGCTATGGCCAGAAAACTTCAG GATGTGTTTGAAATGCGTTTTGCAAAGATGCCCGATGAGCCAGTGGAGGTTCCTGGGGCAGGCGGTGTAGGCGGGGCCGGTGTGGTCAGTAAGAGTACTGTCAGCAGTGGGAGTAGTGGCGACTCCTCCACCTCTGACAGCTCCGACTCTGAGGAGGAGAGGGCCACCCGGCTTGCCGAGCTGCAGGAACAG CTGAAAGCCGTCCACGAACAGCTAGCTGCTCTTTCTCAGGCCCCTGTAAGTAAgccaaagaaaaagaaagagaagaaagaaaaagataagaAAAAGGAGAACAAGCACAACAAATCCAAGCCAGAGGAAAAAGCCAAGCCCGGACAGCCACCGAAACCAGTTCAGCAGAAAAAGGGTCCGACCAGAAAGGCTAACAGCACTGTTCCAGGCAACAG GCAACCAAAGAAGGGTGGCAGAGGGCCAGGCTATGAGTCTGACGAGGAGATGTCGCTCCCTATGACGTACGATGAGAAACGGCAACTGAGCCTCGACATTAACCGGCTGCCTGGAGAAAAGCTGGGTCGGGTGGTCCACATCATTCAGTCCAGAGAGCCTTCGCTGCGTGATTCCAACCCTGATGAAATCGAGATAGATTTTGAGACGCTGAAACCTTCCACTTTGCGTGAGCTTGAGCGATACGTCAAGTCATGTTTACAGAAGAAACAGAGGAAACCTCCAC AGAAAGGAGGTTCTGGTCCGTCTCGGCTCAGCGGCAGCAGCAGTTCCTCAGACTCGGGCAGCAGCAGCTCCAGCGGCTCCACTTCAGACAGCAGTGACTCCGACTGA
- the brd3a gene encoding bromodomain-containing protein 3a isoform X2, whose translation MSAVTSATPEPPAAANPPPPEVINPTKPGRKTNQLQYMQNVVVKTLWKHQFAWPFYQPVDAVKLGLPDYHKIIKNPMDMGTIKKRLESVYYYSASECMQDFNTMFTNCYIYNKPTDDIVLMAQALEKIFLQKVALMPQEEVELLPPAPKGKGRKPAGPGQQDGAVSTGSPTSVFPDATSPSSQTAVVSPAPVPAITPSIPAVQNTTAAAVIPSMPPSQPTVKKGVKRKADTTTPTTSAITASRSQSPTPILEGKQSKVASRRESTGRPIKPPKKDFEDGELGVHGGKKGRLSEQLKYCDVILKEMLSKKHAAYAWPFYKPVDAEALELHDYHDIIKHPMDLSTVKKKMDSREYQDAQTFAADVRLMFSNCYKYNPPDHEVVAMARKLQDVFEMRFAKMPDEPVEVPGAGGVGGAGVVSKSTVSSGSSGDSSTSDSSDSEEERATRLAELQEQVGAEQCISLEHPIGSRKGIKNGCTKNNQLKAVHEQLAALSQAPVSKPKKKKEKKEKDKKKENKHNKSKPEEKAKPGQPPKPVQQKKGPTRKANSTVPGNRQPKKGGRGPGYESDEEMSLPMTYDEKRQLSLDINRLPGEKLGRVVHIIQSREPSLRDSNPDEIEIDFETLKPSTLRELERYVKSCLQKKQRKPPQKGGSGPSRLSGSSSSSDSGSSSSSGSTSDSSDSD comes from the exons ATGTCAGCTGTCACTTCGGCAACCCCAGAACCTCCTGCAGCCGCAAACCCTCCTCCTCCTGAGGTGATCAACCCTACCAAACCTGGCCGCAAGACCAACCAATTGCAGTATATGCAAAATGTTGTTGTCAAGACACTGTGGAAGCACCAGTTTGCATGGCCATTTTATCAGCCTGTTGATGCTGTTAAGCTTGGCCTTCCG GACTATCACAAGATCATAAAGAACCCAATGGATATGGGCACAATCAAGAAAAGACTGGAGAGCGTTTACTACTACAGTGCAAGCGAGTGTATGCAGGACTTTAACACAATGTTCACAAACTGTTATATTTACAACAAG CCAACAGATGATATTGTGTTGATGGCACAAGCGTTAGAGAAGATCTTCCTTCAGAAAGTGGCCCTCATGCCTCAGGAGGAGGTGGAGCTGCTTCCACCAGCCCCGAAGGGGAAAGGGCGCAAACCAGCAGGGCCTG GTCAGCAAGATGGAGCCGTCTCCACTGGCTCGCCCACATCTGTTTTTCCTGATGCCACATCGCCGAGTTCACAGACAGCAGTCGTATCTCCAGCTCCAGTGCCCGCTATCACCCCTAGCATACCAGCTGTACAGAACACAACTGCTGCTGCTGTGATACCCAGCATGCCTCCATCACAACCCACAGTTAAA AAAGGAGTAAAGAGGAAAGCAGACACAACCACCCCTACTACCTCTGCTATCACCGCGAGCAGGAGCCAATCGCCCACCCCAATTTTAGAAGGCAAGCAGAGCAAGGTGGCATCCCGGCGAGAAAGCACCGGCCGCCCAATTAAACCACCTAAAAAGGATTTTGAGGATGGTGAACTAGGCGTGCACGGAGGCAAAAAGGGCAGACTTTCAGAACAGCTCAAGTACTGCGATGTCATCCTTAAAGAAATGCTGTCAAAAAAACATGCCGCATACGCTTGGCCTTTTTACAAGCCTGTTGATGCAGAGGCTCTCGAGCTACATGACTACCATGATATAATTAAACACCCCATGGACTTAAGCACAGTGAAA AAAAAAATGGACAGTCGAGAGTACCAAGACGCTCAGACTTTTGCTGCAGATGTCCGATTAATGTTCTCAAATTGTTACAAGTACAACCCCCCTGATCATGAGGTGGTTGCTATGGCCAGAAAACTTCAG GATGTGTTTGAAATGCGTTTTGCAAAGATGCCCGATGAGCCAGTGGAGGTTCCTGGGGCAGGCGGTGTAGGCGGGGCCGGTGTGGTCAGTAAGAGTACTGTCAGCAGTGGGAGTAGTGGCGACTCCTCCACCTCTGACAGCTCCGACTCTGAGGAGGAGAGGGCCACCCGGCTTGCCGAGCTGCAGGAACAGGTGGGTGCGGAACAG TGTATCTCTTTGGAGCACCCCATTGGTAGCAGAAAGGGGATAAAAAACGGGTGCACCAAGAATAATCAG CTGAAAGCCGTCCACGAACAGCTAGCTGCTCTTTCTCAGGCCCCTGTAAGTAAgccaaagaaaaagaaagagaagaaagaaaaagataagaAAAAGGAGAACAAGCACAACAAATCCAAGCCAGAGGAAAAAGCCAAGCCCGGACAGCCACCGAAACCAGTTCAGCAGAAAAAGGGTCCGACCAGAAAGGCTAACAGCACTGTTCCAGGCAACAG GCAACCAAAGAAGGGTGGCAGAGGGCCAGGCTATGAGTCTGACGAGGAGATGTCGCTCCCTATGACGTACGATGAGAAACGGCAACTGAGCCTCGACATTAACCGGCTGCCTGGAGAAAAGCTGGGTCGGGTGGTCCACATCATTCAGTCCAGAGAGCCTTCGCTGCGTGATTCCAACCCTGATGAAATCGAGATAGATTTTGAGACGCTGAAACCTTCCACTTTGCGTGAGCTTGAGCGATACGTCAAGTCATGTTTACAGAAGAAACAGAGGAAACCTCCAC AGAAAGGAGGTTCTGGTCCGTCTCGGCTCAGCGGCAGCAGCAGTTCCTCAGACTCGGGCAGCAGCAGCTCCAGCGGCTCCACTTCAGACAGCAGTGACTCCGACTGA
- the brd3a gene encoding bromodomain-containing protein 3a isoform X4 translates to MSAVTSATPEPPAAANPPPPEVINPTKPGRKTNQLQYMQNVVVKTLWKHQFAWPFYQPVDAVKLGLPDYHKIIKNPMDMGTIKKRLESVYYYSASECMQDFNTMFTNCYIYNKPTDDIVLMAQALEKIFLQKVALMPQEEVELLPPAPKGKGRKPAGPGQQDGAVSTGSPTSVFPDATSPSSQTAVVSPAPVPAITPSIPAVQNTTAAAVIPSMPPSQPTVKKKGVKRKADTTTPTTSAITASRSQSPTPILEGKQSKVASRRESTGRPIKPPKKDFEDGELGVHGGKKGRLSEQLKYCDVILKEMLSKKHAAYAWPFYKPVDAEALELHDYHDIIKHPMDLSTVKKKMDSREYQDAQTFAADVRLMFSNCYKYNPPDHEVVAMARKLQDVFEMRFAKMPDEPVEVPGAGGVGGAGVVSKSTVSSGSSGDSSTSDSSDSEEERATRLAELQEQVGAEQLKAVHEQLAALSQAPVSKPKKKKEKKEKDKKKENKHNKSKPEEKAKPGQPPKPVQQKKGPTRKANSTVPGNRQPKKGGRGPGYESDEEMSLPMTYDEKRQLSLDINRLPGEKLGRVVHIIQSREPSLRDSNPDEIEIDFETLKPSTLRELERYVKSCLQKKQRKPPQKGGSGPSRLSGSSSSSDSGSSSSSGSTSDSSDSD, encoded by the exons ATGTCAGCTGTCACTTCGGCAACCCCAGAACCTCCTGCAGCCGCAAACCCTCCTCCTCCTGAGGTGATCAACCCTACCAAACCTGGCCGCAAGACCAACCAATTGCAGTATATGCAAAATGTTGTTGTCAAGACACTGTGGAAGCACCAGTTTGCATGGCCATTTTATCAGCCTGTTGATGCTGTTAAGCTTGGCCTTCCG GACTATCACAAGATCATAAAGAACCCAATGGATATGGGCACAATCAAGAAAAGACTGGAGAGCGTTTACTACTACAGTGCAAGCGAGTGTATGCAGGACTTTAACACAATGTTCACAAACTGTTATATTTACAACAAG CCAACAGATGATATTGTGTTGATGGCACAAGCGTTAGAGAAGATCTTCCTTCAGAAAGTGGCCCTCATGCCTCAGGAGGAGGTGGAGCTGCTTCCACCAGCCCCGAAGGGGAAAGGGCGCAAACCAGCAGGGCCTG GTCAGCAAGATGGAGCCGTCTCCACTGGCTCGCCCACATCTGTTTTTCCTGATGCCACATCGCCGAGTTCACAGACAGCAGTCGTATCTCCAGCTCCAGTGCCCGCTATCACCCCTAGCATACCAGCTGTACAGAACACAACTGCTGCTGCTGTGATACCCAGCATGCCTCCATCACAACCCACAGTTAAA AAGAAAGGAGTAAAGAGGAAAGCAGACACAACCACCCCTACTACCTCTGCTATCACCGCGAGCAGGAGCCAATCGCCCACCCCAATTTTAGAAGGCAAGCAGAGCAAGGTGGCATCCCGGCGAGAAAGCACCGGCCGCCCAATTAAACCACCTAAAAAGGATTTTGAGGATGGTGAACTAGGCGTGCACGGAGGCAAAAAGGGCAGACTTTCAGAACAGCTCAAGTACTGCGATGTCATCCTTAAAGAAATGCTGTCAAAAAAACATGCCGCATACGCTTGGCCTTTTTACAAGCCTGTTGATGCAGAGGCTCTCGAGCTACATGACTACCATGATATAATTAAACACCCCATGGACTTAAGCACAGTGAAA AAAAAAATGGACAGTCGAGAGTACCAAGACGCTCAGACTTTTGCTGCAGATGTCCGATTAATGTTCTCAAATTGTTACAAGTACAACCCCCCTGATCATGAGGTGGTTGCTATGGCCAGAAAACTTCAG GATGTGTTTGAAATGCGTTTTGCAAAGATGCCCGATGAGCCAGTGGAGGTTCCTGGGGCAGGCGGTGTAGGCGGGGCCGGTGTGGTCAGTAAGAGTACTGTCAGCAGTGGGAGTAGTGGCGACTCCTCCACCTCTGACAGCTCCGACTCTGAGGAGGAGAGGGCCACCCGGCTTGCCGAGCTGCAGGAACAGGTGGGTGCGGAACAG CTGAAAGCCGTCCACGAACAGCTAGCTGCTCTTTCTCAGGCCCCTGTAAGTAAgccaaagaaaaagaaagagaagaaagaaaaagataagaAAAAGGAGAACAAGCACAACAAATCCAAGCCAGAGGAAAAAGCCAAGCCCGGACAGCCACCGAAACCAGTTCAGCAGAAAAAGGGTCCGACCAGAAAGGCTAACAGCACTGTTCCAGGCAACAG GCAACCAAAGAAGGGTGGCAGAGGGCCAGGCTATGAGTCTGACGAGGAGATGTCGCTCCCTATGACGTACGATGAGAAACGGCAACTGAGCCTCGACATTAACCGGCTGCCTGGAGAAAAGCTGGGTCGGGTGGTCCACATCATTCAGTCCAGAGAGCCTTCGCTGCGTGATTCCAACCCTGATGAAATCGAGATAGATTTTGAGACGCTGAAACCTTCCACTTTGCGTGAGCTTGAGCGATACGTCAAGTCATGTTTACAGAAGAAACAGAGGAAACCTCCAC AGAAAGGAGGTTCTGGTCCGTCTCGGCTCAGCGGCAGCAGCAGTTCCTCAGACTCGGGCAGCAGCAGCTCCAGCGGCTCCACTTCAGACAGCAGTGACTCCGACTGA
- the brd3a gene encoding bromodomain-containing protein 3a isoform X3 — translation MSAVTSATPEPPAAANPPPPEVINPTKPGRKTNQLQYMQNVVVKTLWKHQFAWPFYQPVDAVKLGLPDYHKIIKNPMDMGTIKKRLESVYYYSASECMQDFNTMFTNCYIYNKPTDDIVLMAQALEKIFLQKVALMPQEEVELLPPAPKGKGRKPAGPGQQDGAVSTGSPTSVFPDATSPSSQTAVVSPAPVPAITPSIPAVQNTTAAAVIPSMPPSQPTVKKKGVKRKADTTTPTTSAITASRSQSPTPILEGKQSKVASRRESTGRPIKPPKKDFEDGELGVHGGKKGRLSEQLKYCDVILKEMLSKKHAAYAWPFYKPVDAEALELHDYHDIIKHPMDLSTVKKKMDSREYQDAQTFAADVRLMFSNCYKYNPPDHEVVAMARKLQDVFEMRFAKMPDEPVEVPGAGGVGGAGVVSKSTVSSGSSGDSSTSDSSDSEEERATRLAELQEQCISLEHPIGSRKGIKNGCTKNNQLKAVHEQLAALSQAPVSKPKKKKEKKEKDKKKENKHNKSKPEEKAKPGQPPKPVQQKKGPTRKANSTVPGNRQPKKGGRGPGYESDEEMSLPMTYDEKRQLSLDINRLPGEKLGRVVHIIQSREPSLRDSNPDEIEIDFETLKPSTLRELERYVKSCLQKKQRKPPQKGGSGPSRLSGSSSSSDSGSSSSSGSTSDSSDSD, via the exons ATGTCAGCTGTCACTTCGGCAACCCCAGAACCTCCTGCAGCCGCAAACCCTCCTCCTCCTGAGGTGATCAACCCTACCAAACCTGGCCGCAAGACCAACCAATTGCAGTATATGCAAAATGTTGTTGTCAAGACACTGTGGAAGCACCAGTTTGCATGGCCATTTTATCAGCCTGTTGATGCTGTTAAGCTTGGCCTTCCG GACTATCACAAGATCATAAAGAACCCAATGGATATGGGCACAATCAAGAAAAGACTGGAGAGCGTTTACTACTACAGTGCAAGCGAGTGTATGCAGGACTTTAACACAATGTTCACAAACTGTTATATTTACAACAAG CCAACAGATGATATTGTGTTGATGGCACAAGCGTTAGAGAAGATCTTCCTTCAGAAAGTGGCCCTCATGCCTCAGGAGGAGGTGGAGCTGCTTCCACCAGCCCCGAAGGGGAAAGGGCGCAAACCAGCAGGGCCTG GTCAGCAAGATGGAGCCGTCTCCACTGGCTCGCCCACATCTGTTTTTCCTGATGCCACATCGCCGAGTTCACAGACAGCAGTCGTATCTCCAGCTCCAGTGCCCGCTATCACCCCTAGCATACCAGCTGTACAGAACACAACTGCTGCTGCTGTGATACCCAGCATGCCTCCATCACAACCCACAGTTAAA AAGAAAGGAGTAAAGAGGAAAGCAGACACAACCACCCCTACTACCTCTGCTATCACCGCGAGCAGGAGCCAATCGCCCACCCCAATTTTAGAAGGCAAGCAGAGCAAGGTGGCATCCCGGCGAGAAAGCACCGGCCGCCCAATTAAACCACCTAAAAAGGATTTTGAGGATGGTGAACTAGGCGTGCACGGAGGCAAAAAGGGCAGACTTTCAGAACAGCTCAAGTACTGCGATGTCATCCTTAAAGAAATGCTGTCAAAAAAACATGCCGCATACGCTTGGCCTTTTTACAAGCCTGTTGATGCAGAGGCTCTCGAGCTACATGACTACCATGATATAATTAAACACCCCATGGACTTAAGCACAGTGAAA AAAAAAATGGACAGTCGAGAGTACCAAGACGCTCAGACTTTTGCTGCAGATGTCCGATTAATGTTCTCAAATTGTTACAAGTACAACCCCCCTGATCATGAGGTGGTTGCTATGGCCAGAAAACTTCAG GATGTGTTTGAAATGCGTTTTGCAAAGATGCCCGATGAGCCAGTGGAGGTTCCTGGGGCAGGCGGTGTAGGCGGGGCCGGTGTGGTCAGTAAGAGTACTGTCAGCAGTGGGAGTAGTGGCGACTCCTCCACCTCTGACAGCTCCGACTCTGAGGAGGAGAGGGCCACCCGGCTTGCCGAGCTGCAGGAACAG TGTATCTCTTTGGAGCACCCCATTGGTAGCAGAAAGGGGATAAAAAACGGGTGCACCAAGAATAATCAG CTGAAAGCCGTCCACGAACAGCTAGCTGCTCTTTCTCAGGCCCCTGTAAGTAAgccaaagaaaaagaaagagaagaaagaaaaagataagaAAAAGGAGAACAAGCACAACAAATCCAAGCCAGAGGAAAAAGCCAAGCCCGGACAGCCACCGAAACCAGTTCAGCAGAAAAAGGGTCCGACCAGAAAGGCTAACAGCACTGTTCCAGGCAACAG GCAACCAAAGAAGGGTGGCAGAGGGCCAGGCTATGAGTCTGACGAGGAGATGTCGCTCCCTATGACGTACGATGAGAAACGGCAACTGAGCCTCGACATTAACCGGCTGCCTGGAGAAAAGCTGGGTCGGGTGGTCCACATCATTCAGTCCAGAGAGCCTTCGCTGCGTGATTCCAACCCTGATGAAATCGAGATAGATTTTGAGACGCTGAAACCTTCCACTTTGCGTGAGCTTGAGCGATACGTCAAGTCATGTTTACAGAAGAAACAGAGGAAACCTCCAC AGAAAGGAGGTTCTGGTCCGTCTCGGCTCAGCGGCAGCAGCAGTTCCTCAGACTCGGGCAGCAGCAGCTCCAGCGGCTCCACTTCAGACAGCAGTGACTCCGACTGA
- the brd3a gene encoding bromodomain-containing protein 3a isoform X1, whose amino-acid sequence MSAVTSATPEPPAAANPPPPEVINPTKPGRKTNQLQYMQNVVVKTLWKHQFAWPFYQPVDAVKLGLPDYHKIIKNPMDMGTIKKRLESVYYYSASECMQDFNTMFTNCYIYNKPTDDIVLMAQALEKIFLQKVALMPQEEVELLPPAPKGKGRKPAGPGQQDGAVSTGSPTSVFPDATSPSSQTAVVSPAPVPAITPSIPAVQNTTAAAVIPSMPPSQPTVKKKGVKRKADTTTPTTSAITASRSQSPTPILEGKQSKVASRRESTGRPIKPPKKDFEDGELGVHGGKKGRLSEQLKYCDVILKEMLSKKHAAYAWPFYKPVDAEALELHDYHDIIKHPMDLSTVKKKMDSREYQDAQTFAADVRLMFSNCYKYNPPDHEVVAMARKLQDVFEMRFAKMPDEPVEVPGAGGVGGAGVVSKSTVSSGSSGDSSTSDSSDSEEERATRLAELQEQVGAEQCISLEHPIGSRKGIKNGCTKNNQLKAVHEQLAALSQAPVSKPKKKKEKKEKDKKKENKHNKSKPEEKAKPGQPPKPVQQKKGPTRKANSTVPGNRQPKKGGRGPGYESDEEMSLPMTYDEKRQLSLDINRLPGEKLGRVVHIIQSREPSLRDSNPDEIEIDFETLKPSTLRELERYVKSCLQKKQRKPPQKGGSGPSRLSGSSSSSDSGSSSSSGSTSDSSDSD is encoded by the exons ATGTCAGCTGTCACTTCGGCAACCCCAGAACCTCCTGCAGCCGCAAACCCTCCTCCTCCTGAGGTGATCAACCCTACCAAACCTGGCCGCAAGACCAACCAATTGCAGTATATGCAAAATGTTGTTGTCAAGACACTGTGGAAGCACCAGTTTGCATGGCCATTTTATCAGCCTGTTGATGCTGTTAAGCTTGGCCTTCCG GACTATCACAAGATCATAAAGAACCCAATGGATATGGGCACAATCAAGAAAAGACTGGAGAGCGTTTACTACTACAGTGCAAGCGAGTGTATGCAGGACTTTAACACAATGTTCACAAACTGTTATATTTACAACAAG CCAACAGATGATATTGTGTTGATGGCACAAGCGTTAGAGAAGATCTTCCTTCAGAAAGTGGCCCTCATGCCTCAGGAGGAGGTGGAGCTGCTTCCACCAGCCCCGAAGGGGAAAGGGCGCAAACCAGCAGGGCCTG GTCAGCAAGATGGAGCCGTCTCCACTGGCTCGCCCACATCTGTTTTTCCTGATGCCACATCGCCGAGTTCACAGACAGCAGTCGTATCTCCAGCTCCAGTGCCCGCTATCACCCCTAGCATACCAGCTGTACAGAACACAACTGCTGCTGCTGTGATACCCAGCATGCCTCCATCACAACCCACAGTTAAA AAGAAAGGAGTAAAGAGGAAAGCAGACACAACCACCCCTACTACCTCTGCTATCACCGCGAGCAGGAGCCAATCGCCCACCCCAATTTTAGAAGGCAAGCAGAGCAAGGTGGCATCCCGGCGAGAAAGCACCGGCCGCCCAATTAAACCACCTAAAAAGGATTTTGAGGATGGTGAACTAGGCGTGCACGGAGGCAAAAAGGGCAGACTTTCAGAACAGCTCAAGTACTGCGATGTCATCCTTAAAGAAATGCTGTCAAAAAAACATGCCGCATACGCTTGGCCTTTTTACAAGCCTGTTGATGCAGAGGCTCTCGAGCTACATGACTACCATGATATAATTAAACACCCCATGGACTTAAGCACAGTGAAA AAAAAAATGGACAGTCGAGAGTACCAAGACGCTCAGACTTTTGCTGCAGATGTCCGATTAATGTTCTCAAATTGTTACAAGTACAACCCCCCTGATCATGAGGTGGTTGCTATGGCCAGAAAACTTCAG GATGTGTTTGAAATGCGTTTTGCAAAGATGCCCGATGAGCCAGTGGAGGTTCCTGGGGCAGGCGGTGTAGGCGGGGCCGGTGTGGTCAGTAAGAGTACTGTCAGCAGTGGGAGTAGTGGCGACTCCTCCACCTCTGACAGCTCCGACTCTGAGGAGGAGAGGGCCACCCGGCTTGCCGAGCTGCAGGAACAGGTGGGTGCGGAACAG TGTATCTCTTTGGAGCACCCCATTGGTAGCAGAAAGGGGATAAAAAACGGGTGCACCAAGAATAATCAG CTGAAAGCCGTCCACGAACAGCTAGCTGCTCTTTCTCAGGCCCCTGTAAGTAAgccaaagaaaaagaaagagaagaaagaaaaagataagaAAAAGGAGAACAAGCACAACAAATCCAAGCCAGAGGAAAAAGCCAAGCCCGGACAGCCACCGAAACCAGTTCAGCAGAAAAAGGGTCCGACCAGAAAGGCTAACAGCACTGTTCCAGGCAACAG GCAACCAAAGAAGGGTGGCAGAGGGCCAGGCTATGAGTCTGACGAGGAGATGTCGCTCCCTATGACGTACGATGAGAAACGGCAACTGAGCCTCGACATTAACCGGCTGCCTGGAGAAAAGCTGGGTCGGGTGGTCCACATCATTCAGTCCAGAGAGCCTTCGCTGCGTGATTCCAACCCTGATGAAATCGAGATAGATTTTGAGACGCTGAAACCTTCCACTTTGCGTGAGCTTGAGCGATACGTCAAGTCATGTTTACAGAAGAAACAGAGGAAACCTCCAC AGAAAGGAGGTTCTGGTCCGTCTCGGCTCAGCGGCAGCAGCAGTTCCTCAGACTCGGGCAGCAGCAGCTCCAGCGGCTCCACTTCAGACAGCAGTGACTCCGACTGA